A genomic region of Tamandua tetradactyla isolate mTamTet1 chromosome 2, mTamTet1.pri, whole genome shotgun sequence contains the following coding sequences:
- the LCN10 gene encoding epididymal-specific lipocalin-10 has translation MSPGLLLPPLALALALALALAPAVVSQPQDLFPEESHNLNWNKFSGFWYILAIATDARGFLPGRSKRKLGACVVKVHRMGQLKVVLAFSRSQGCQTHTVILKKDKKKAVFRNTLRGVKDFRVLSTDYGYGVVYVHVGRAGRNFQNVLLFSRDKTSIFSNLKEFVDAAQALELLDKVAVLPKDASCADTIRP, from the exons ATGAGCCCAGGGCTGCTGCTCccacccctggccctggccctggccctggccctggccctggcgcCGGCGGTCGTGTCCCAGCCTCAGGACCTGTTCCCCGAGGAGTCCCACAACCTCAACTGGAACAAG TTTTCAGGGTTCTGGTACATCCTTGCCATTGCCACCGATGCCCGGGGCTTCCTGCCGGGCAGGAGCAAGAGGAAGCTGGGGGCGTGTGTGGTCAAGGTGCACAGAATGGGTCAGCTGAAGGTGGTCCTTGCCTTCAGCAG gtcccaggGGTGCCAGACACACACGGTCATCCTAAAGAAGGACAAGAAGAAGGCTGTGTTCCGGAACACGT TGAGAGGCGTCAAGGACTTCCGTGTGCTGTCCACTGACTACGGCTATGGCGTGGTCTACGTGCACGTGGGGCGGGCCGGCAGAAACTTCCAGAATGTGCTGCTCTTCA GCAGAGACAAGACGTCGATCTTCTCGAACTTGAAAGAATTTGTAGACGCAGCCCAGGCTCTGGAACTCCTGGATAAAGTGGCTGTCCTTCCTAAAGATG CCTCCTGTGCGGACACCATTCGGCCGTAA
- the LCN8 gene encoding epididymal-specific lipocalin-8 — MEARLLSILGIILVAQVGMATKLELDRQKIAGFWREVGVASSHSLALKTSRRLEGLFLTLSGGNLTVKVAYNNSGNCETENLVGLEMDVSGKFAFPGRREIHVLDTDYKHYAILRVSLHWQGRDFGVLKYFSRSLEDENEPGFWKFRELTADTGLYLLARQGMCAKLLKEELI; from the exons ATGGAGGCCAGGCTGCTGAGCATCCTGGGCATCATCCTGGTGGCCCAGGTGGGGATGGCCACCAAACTGGAGCTGGACCGCCAGAAG ATTGCAGGGTTCTGGCGGGAAGTCGGCGTGGCCTCCAGCCATAGCCTTGCCCTCAAGACCTCGAGGAGGCTGGAGGGCCTGTTCCTGACCTTGAGTGGGGGCAACTTGACTGTGAAGGTCGCTTACAACAA CTCAGGAAACTGCGAGACGGAAAACCTGGTGGGCTTAGAAATGGACGTTTCGGGGAAATTTGCTTTTCCTG GCCGCAGGGAGATTCACGTGCTGGACACGGACTACAAGCACTACGCCATTCTCAGGGTGTCCCTGCACTGGCAGGGCCGCGACTTCGGGGTGCTCAAGTACTTCA GCCGGAGCCTGGAGGATGAGAACGAGCCCGGGTTCTGGAAGTTCCGGGAGCTCACGGCAGACACCGGGCTTTACCTGTTGGCCCGCCAAG GGATGTGCGCCAAGCTCCTGAAGGAG GAGCTGATCTGA
- the LOC143662205 gene encoding epididymal-specific lipocalin-5-like: MAGRLLAGLLGICVALGASAQDTAPKDFDFSKFSGQWYEIAVASDVIQHFPPGKAGRLGGVLVRRRGQRLELLSVHDSSGSCVRDVDEAVQTGTPGRFEVHREMEREEVLVLTTDYTTYAVLELSVHRGAETQKAMKLYSRNLRGNQEAIKKFQEVAAKHGFSDRDIHLFDPDNTCLHLLNS; encoded by the exons ATGGCAGGCAGGTTGCTCGCTGGGCTGCTGGGGATCTGCGTGGCGCTTGGGGCCAGCGCCCAGGACACTGCACCCAAGGACTTTGACTTCAGCAAG TTTTCAGGCCAGTGGTACGAGATCGCCGTCGCCTCTGATGTGATTCAGCACTTCCCACCTGGCAAGGCCGGCAGGCTGGGGGGCGTGCTGGTGCGGCGGAGAGGCCAGAGACTGGAGCTGCTGTCCGTCCACGACAG CTCGGGCAGCTGTGTGCGGGACGTCGACGAAGCCGTGCAGACAGGCACCCCCGGGAGATTTGAGGTTCACAGGGAGATGG AAAGGGAAGAGGTGCTGGTGCTGACCACGGACTACACCACGTACGCTGTTCTGGAACTCTCTGTGCACCGTGGGGCTGAGACCCAGAAGGCCATGAAACTCTACA GTCGGAACCTCAGGGGCAACCAAGAAGCCATCAAGAAATTCCAGGAGGTCGCGGCCAAGCATGGGTTCTCGGATAGAGACATACATCTGTTTGACCCTGACA ACACGTGCTTGCATTTATTGAATTCG TGA
- the LCN6 gene encoding epididymal-specific lipocalin-6 produces MGPELLAALLAVVAVPEARAVWLGRLDPKQLLGPWYVLAVASREKGFVVEKATRNVHGVVVTLTPDNNLRVLSSRDGLKGCSLATVELLRQSSRWVFENPSLGVLEYRVLGTNFRDYAIVFTQMESGDEPFNTVELYSRTHQASHEAVRLFSKWSANLGYLAQEQATLQKDLTCAHRILQVSCLPGHHLVSLQESGGALRAALVPDGQEPLLVPAVWAEAPHQGSPGSFSFSVTALVPRAAAPAAWQLIWPGVTLLPRPPGPTASQGLALGIAIK; encoded by the exons ATGGGGCCTGAGCTGCTGGCCGCTCTTCTGGCCGTAGTCGCCGTGCCTGAGGCCAGGGCCGTGTGGCTGGGAAGGCTGGACCCTAAACAG CTCCTGGGGCCCTGGTATGTGCTCGCCGTGGCCTCTCGAGAAAAGGGCTTCGTGGTGGAGAAGGCAACGAGAAATGTCCACGGGGTCGTGGTGACGCTCACGCCAGACAACAATCTGAGAGTGCTCTCCTCTCGGGATGG GCTGAAGGGCTGCAGCCTGGCCACGGTGGAGCTGCTGAGACAGAGTTCCCGATGGGTCTTTGAGAATCCCT CCCTGGGCGTGCTGGAGTACCGCGTGCTGGGTACCAACTTCAGGGACTACGCCATCGTCTTCACCCAGATGGAGTCTGGGGACGAGCCCTTCAACACGGTGGAGCTGTACA GCCGCACGCACCAGGCTAGCCACGAGGCCGTACGTCTTTTCTCCAAGTGGAGTGCCAACCTGGGCTACCTCGCCCAGGAGCAGGCCACGCTGCAGAAGGACC TCACCTGTGCACACAGGATTCTCCAGGTAAGCTGCCTTCCTGGGCATCACCTGGTGTCCCTGCAGGAGTCAGGAGGGGCCCTGAGAGCTGCCTTAGTCCCTGATGGGCAGGAGCCGCTGCTCGTTCCAGCCGTGTGGGCTGAGGCTCCGCACCAGGGCTCCCCAGgctcattttccttttcagtgactGCCCTGGTCCCGCGAGCAGCAGCACCTGCGGCGTGGCAGCTCATCTGGCCAGGGGTCACCCTCCTCCCTCGGCCGCCAGGACCCACAGCTTCCCAGGGGCTGGCGCTTGGGATCGCAATAAAATGA